In Carassius gibelio isolate Cgi1373 ecotype wild population from Czech Republic chromosome B2, carGib1.2-hapl.c, whole genome shotgun sequence, a single genomic region encodes these proteins:
- the LOC127950615 gene encoding uncharacterized protein LOC127950615 produces MAELEELKKEFAEMQKRLAEQAGALDHARTEQREALSLARAVMEQQASTRATPATIYIPRDHKLTDFTGTTKPGEGSVEEWIVSMKSAFRVMKVPEEDQVELIKQHLKGEAKDTVRFMMEEVDDCVESIFQLLQETYGDKVPIGTRLKDFYDRKQAPNETIRAYAYDLREKLNKVKRREPKRVPDEESVLKEQLVLGLRDDFLRREMKRRVKEEQRLTFAQLMQDAITWSEEEEAQSEGNLKTPVRARVAVHTTVATGDNPSSLTLEKLHEAIEKIAARQEELYRIVHSQGRVDPQSDVMRRPPLRNSEGQYICYTCGQPGHTSRRCGDLEEIHASFSLFLMGGNQ; encoded by the coding sequence ATGGCAGAACTGGAAGAACTGAAGAAGGAGTTTGCTGAAATGCAGAAGAGGTTAGCGGAGCAAGCTGGGGCATTGGATCATGCCAGAACGGAACAAAGAGAAGCCCTGTCACTGGCCAGAGCAGTAATGGAACAGCAAGCATCCACTCGTGCAACCCCAGCAACGATCTATATTCCAAGAGATCATAAGCTTACAGATTTCACTGGAACCACAAAACCTGGAGAAGGAAGTGTGGAAGAGTGGATTGTCTCTATGAAATCAGCCTTTCGAGTCATGAAGGTGCCAGAAGAAGATCAGGTGGAGCTGATAAAGCAGCACTTAAAGGGGGAGGCTAAAGATACTGTGAGGTTCATGATGGAAGAAGTGGATGACTGTGTGGAGTCCATTTTTCAGCTGCTTCAGGAAACCTATGGAGACAAGGTACCTATTGGCACAAGGTTGAAAGACTTTTATGATCGAAAACAAGCACCGAATGAGACCATACGTGCCTATGCTTACGATTTACGAGAAAAACTCAACAAAGTGAAGCGCAGAGAGCCCAAACGAGTTCCAGACGAAGAGAGTGTTTTGAAAGAGCAGTTAGTCCTTGGATTGAGAGATGATTTCCTGAGAAGAGAGATGAAACGGAGGGTCAAGGAAGAGCAACGGTTGACTTTTGCACAGCTGATGCAGGACGCCATCACATGGTCTGAGGAAGAGGAAGCACAATCTGAAGGTAACCTGAAGACCCCTGTGCGTGCGAGAGTAGCAGTTCACACTACAGTTGCGACTGGTGACAATCCATCCTCACTGACACTAGAAAAGTTGCACGAGGCAATAGAGAAAATAGCTGCACGACAGGAAGAATTGTACAGAATTGTCCATAGTCAAGGGAGAGTTGATCCCCAGTCTGATGTTATGAGAAGACCGCCTCTGAGAAACAGTGAAGGGCAATATATCTGTTACACATGTGGTCAACCAGGTCACACCAGTCGACGTTGTGGCGATTTGGAAGAAATCCATGCCAGCTTTTCACTTTTTCTAATGGGCGGAAATCAATGA